The following proteins are co-located in the Panthera uncia isolate 11264 chromosome F1, Puncia_PCG_1.0, whole genome shotgun sequence genome:
- the LOC125925311 gene encoding LOW QUALITY PROTEIN: vesicle transport protein GOT1B-like (The sequence of the model RefSeq protein was modified relative to this genomic sequence to represent the inferred CDS: deleted 2 bases in 2 codons) yields the protein MWWFLPGLLPGASLDFASRPGHPEVLLQLLSPLAAMISLPDTQRIGVGLTGYGLFFLFFGMILLFDKALLAIGNVLFVTSLAFAIGLQRTFTVFFQKHNMKATRFFLGGIFVVLVGWPFVGMICEIYDFFLVFRGFFPMVTGFIRRVLVLGFLLNLHGIRSLVDKVGESNNMVERQVNWGFI from the exons ATGTGGTGGTTCTTGCCTGGACTGCTTCCTGGCGCTTCTCTTGACTTTGCTTCACGCCCTGGGCACCCCGAGGTTCTTTTGCAACTGCTCTCACCATTGGCAGCCATGATCTCCTTACCGGACACCCAGAGAATTGGAGTGGGATTAACAGGATATGGactatttttcctgttctttggaATGATTCTCTTATTTGACAAAGCACTACTGGCtattggaaatgttttatttgtgaCTAGCTTGGCTTTTGCAATTGGTTTACAAAGAACATTCACAGTCTTCTTCCAAAAACATAACATGAAAGCTACAAGATTTTTCCTGGGTGGTATATTTGTTGTCCTTGTTGGTTGGCCCTTC GTAGGCATGATCTGtgaaatttat gatttttttcttgttttcagggGCTTCTTTCCTATGGTCACTGGCTTTATTAGAAGAGTGCTAGTCCTTGGGTTCCTCTTGAATTTACATGGAATTAGATCATTGGTTGATAAAGTTGGAGAAAGCAACAATATGGTAGAAAGACAAGTGAATTGgggattcatttaa